From Streptomyces sp. NBC_01551:
ACCGGAGCCGACCTCTCCACCAAGCTCAAGCTGCTCGGCGTGGACGTGGCCTCCTTCGGCGACGCCCACGGCACCGCCCCCGGCAGCCTGGACGTCGTCTACTCCGACTCCCGCTCCGGCGTGTACAAGAAGCTGGTCGTCTCCCCCGACGGCGTCCTCCTCGGCGGGGTCCTGGTCGGCGACGCCGACTCGTACGGCCTGCTGCGCCCGCTCACCGGCAGCGTCCCGCCCGTCGCCCCCGAACAGCTGGTGCTCCCCGCCGGCCTCGGCGCGCCGGTCGCGCTCGGCCCGTCAGCGCTCCCCGACACGGCGGTGATCTGCTCCTGCCACAACGTCACCAAGAAGGCCGTCACCGCCTGCGCGGACCTCGCCGAGGTCAAGAAGTGCACCAAGGCCGGCACCGGCTGCGGCAGCTGCGTCAAGGTGATCGGCCAGCTGCTGCCGAGCGCCAAGGACAAGGGGCTGTGCCGCTGCTTCCCCTTCACCCGCGCCGAGCTCTACGAGATCGTCCGCACCCGGCGCCTGACCTCGTACCGGCGGCTCCTCGACGGCCACGGCCGCCCGCAGGCGCGCGGCGGCGAGGGCTGCGAGGTGTGCAAGCCGGCCGTCGGCTCGATCATCGCCTCGCTCGCCCCCACCCTCGGCGCGAGCGGCTACGTCCTGGACGGCGAGCAGGCCGCCCTCCAGGACACCAACGACCACTTCCTGGCGAACCTCCAGCGCAACGGCTCGTACTCGGTCGTCCCGCGCATCCCCGGTGGCGAGATCACCCCGGACAAGCTGATCGTGATCGGCGAGGTGGCTCGCGACTTCGGCCTCTACGCGAAGATCACCGGCGGCCAGCGCATCGACCTCTTCGGCGCCGCCGTGGACCAGCTGCCGCGCATCTGGGCGCGGCTCGTGGACGCCGGATTCGAGTCCGGGCACGCCTACGGGAAGGCGCTGCGGACGGTGAAGTCCTGCGTCGGGCAGACCTGGTGCCGTTTCGGGGTCCAGGACAGCGTGCGCATGGCGATCGACCTGGAGCTGCGCTACCGGGGCCTGCGCGCCCCGCACAAGCTCAAGTCGGCGGTGTCCGGCTGCGCCCGCGAGTGCGCGGAGGCACAGAGCAAGGACTTCGGGGTCATCGCGACCGCGAGTGGCTGGAACCTGTACGTCGGCGGCAACGGCGGGGCCACTCCGCGCCACGCGGACCTGCTCGCCCAGGACCTGTCGGACGCCGAGCTGGTCCGGCTCATCGACCGGTTCCTGATGTTCTACATCCGCACCGCCGACCAGCTGGAGCGGACCTCCACCTGGCTGGACCGGCTGGAGGGCGGCCTGGAGCACCTGCGGGACGTGATCGTGCACGACTCGCTGGGGCTGTGCGCGGAGCTGGAGTCACTGATGGCCGACCACGTGGCGCACTACCGCGACGAATGGGCCGAGACGCTCCAGGACCCGGAGCGGCTGCGCCGGTTCGTGTCGTTCGTCAACGCCCCCGGCGCCCCCGACCCGACCGTGAAGTTCGTTCCCGAGCGCGATCAGGTCAAGCCCGACCTGAGCGTCCTGACCCTTCTTCCTGTGGGAGGTCCCCGATGACCGTGGAACTGCGTGTGGCCGAAGGCTGGCTGACGGTGTGCGAGCTGTCCTCGCTCACCCCCGGGCGCGGGGTGGCGGCCCTGCTGCCCGACGGGAGCCAGGCCGCGGTGTTCGTCGACCGCGCGGGGCGCCCGTACGCCATCGCCAACCAGGACCCCTTCACCGGGGCGCAGGTGCTCTCGCGGGGGCTGGTGGGGACCGTGGCGGGCCGGGCCTTCGTGGCCTCGCCGCTGCTGAAGCAGCGCTTCGACCTGGAGTCGGGGCACTGCCTGGACGACGAGGCGGTGGCGGTCCGGACCTACCCGGTGCGGACCGCCGTGACCTCGGGCGCCGCGGCGTAGCGGGGCATCAGCCCTGGACGGCCGCCGGGTCCATCCACACGTACTCCCAGACGTGGCCCTCCAGGTCCTCGAAGGCGCGGCCGTACATGAAGCCGAGGTCCTGGGCCGGGCGGGGCTCGGTGGCGCCCGCCGCGAGGGCGGCGCCGACCACCTCGTCGACCTGCTCCCGGCTCTCCGCGCTCAGGGCGAGCATGACCTCGGTCGTCTTGCCGGCGTCCGCCACCTCCTTGGTGGCGAAGTCCTTGAAGCGGGCCTCGGTCATCAGCATCGCGAAGATCGTGTCGCTGATGACGAGGCAGCCCGTCGACTCGTCGCTGAACTGGGGGTTGAAGGAGTAGCCGAGCTTGCCCCAGAACGCCTTGGTGGCCTCGATGTCCTTGACGGGCAGGTTGACGAAGATCATGGTGGGCATCTCGGTCCCTCTTCCTTCTCTCGTGTGCGTGCTTTCGAGAGGTAGACCGGGGACCCGGGGGAAACTCATCGCTCCCGCGGAAAATTTTCCGGACTTCCCTCGACGGGACATGAAACCGCAGGTCAGCTGGCTGAGGTCGGAGCCTCGCCCCGAGCCGGTCGCTCCCGCGTCATGAGGAATTGACGTCACGTCAATTCGGCGCCCCTAGGTTCCTCGACGCGTGCGATCCCGCGGCCGACCGGACGCGGGCTTCCCTCCCCACAGGAGTGACCGTGGAACGTCGTACCTTCCTGCGCGGCGCTGTGATCGGATCCTCGGCCGCCGCCTTCGGCGGCACGCTCATGCGCGGGGCCGCCTACGCGGCGCCCGCCCAGCCCGGCGCCGGTCCCTACGGCGCGCTCGGCGCGGCCGACGCCAACGGCATCATGCTGCCGGCCGGCTTCAGCAGCCGGGTGATCGCCCGCTCGGGCCAGAGCGTCCCCGGCACCTCGTACAGCTGGCACAGCGCCCCCGACGGCGGCGCGTGCTTCGCCGACGGCGCGGGCTGGATCTACGTGTCGAACTCGGAGGTCAACCCCGGCGGCGGCGCGAGTGCGGTGAAGTTCGATTCCTCCGGCACGGTGACCGGCGCCTACCGGATCCTCTCCGACACCCGGCAGAACTGCGCGGGCGGAAAGACCCCGTGGAACACCTGGCTGTCCTGTGAGGAGGTCAGCCGCGGCTACGTGTACGAGACGGACCCGTACGGGGTGAACGCGGCCGTGCAGCGCCCGGCGATGGGGCAGTTCAAGCACGAGGCGGCCGCCGCCGACCCGGTGCGCAGGGTGGTCTACCTGACGGAGGACGAGACCGACGGCTGCTTCTACCGCTTCGTCCCGACGACCTGGGGAAACCTCTCTTCGGGCACGCTCCAGGTCCTCAAGGCCTCCAGCGCCGCCTCCGGCTCCTTCACCTGGGCCAACGTCCCGGACCGTGACGGCTCCCCCACCGCCACCCGCAGCCAGGTCTCGGGCGCGAAGAAGTTCAACGGCGGCGAGGGCTGCCACTACGCCAACGACACCGTCTGGTTCACCACCAAGGGCGACAACCGGGTCTGGCAGCTCAACCTCGCGAACAGCACCTACGAGCTCGCCTACGACGACTCCCTGGTCCCCGGCGGCGCGGCGCCGCTGACCGGCGTCGACAACGTCACCGGGTCCTCGTACGGCGACCTGTACGTCGCGGAGGACGGCGGCAACATGGAGATCTGCGTGATCACCCCGGACGACGTGGTGGCCCCCTTCCTGCGGATCACCGGACAGTCCTCCTCGGAGATCACCGGCCCCGCCTTCTCGCCCGCCGGGAACCGGCTGTACTTCTCCAGCCAGCGCGGCACCTCCGGCAGCTCCTCGGCCGGCATCACGTACGAGGTCATGGGCCCGTTCCGGGTCTGAGGCGACCGGCGACGCCTACAGCCGGCAGCCGGCACCCGGCAGACAGCAGCCGAGGGCCGGCTGCCGGCGAGCGGAGGGCCCGGACGACCGGCCCTCCGCTCCCCGCCCCTACGAGGCCACCGCGCCGCCCTTGAGCAGCGCGGCCCCCAGCGGCGTCACCGTGTGCAGCACCGCGTTGCCCCGGCGCAGGGTCGTCACCAGGCCCGCCTCCCGCATCACGCAGGCGTGCTGGCTCGCGGAGGCCAGCGAGACCCCGGCCCGGCGGGCGAGTTCGCTGGTGGTGGCGCCGTCGCCGATGGCCCGCAGGACCACCGACCGGGTGTGCCCGACGAGCTTGCCCAGGGTCCGCTGGCGCTGCTCCTCCACGGGCCGCCGGGCACCCCCCTCGCCCCCGGCCGGCGCCGACACCAGCTGCGCCGCCGCCGGGTAGACCAGCACCGGCGGCAGCTCCGGGTCCTGCAGCGTGACCGCGGTGCGCCGGCAGAAGAACGACGGCTGGAGCAGCAGCCCGCGCCCCCGCAGCCGTACGTCCCGGTCCACCGGGTAGTCGCACTCCAGGACGGGCGCCCGCCAGCGCAGCATCGGCGGCAGCGAGGCCAGCAGCTCGTCCGCGCCGCCGTCCAGCAGGGCCCGGCCCCGCGCGGCCCGCTCGGCCTCGATCTGGGCCTGGATGTGGGTCCAGTACGGCTCCACGGCCGCGCGGTGGTACCCGCGCAGTTCGCCCAGCAGGCGCGGCAGGTGCTTGGTGCCGGCGTCCAGGAACTCCCGTACGCGCGGCGACGGCGGCGCC
This genomic window contains:
- the nirB gene encoding nitrite reductase large subunit NirB, which gives rise to MAAATPTPAIVLIGHGMVGQRYLEALAERGATATHRITVLCEEPRPAYDRVHLTSYFSGTTAEELSVTPASFMAEHGIELHLGDPAESVDREARTVTSRSGRVFPYDVLVLATGSYPFVPPVPGKDAPGCFVYRTIEDLLAIEEYAKAGAVTGAVVGGGLLGLEAAGALQGLGLATRIVEFAPRLMPVQVDEGGGAALLRTIENMGLTVHTGVGTQEVVTGEDGSVSGMLLSDGSTVPTDLVVFSAGVRPRDELARAAGLAVGERGGIGVDSRCRTSDPRVYAVGECALATDGRVYGLVAPGYEMAETAAEDLLGRDKEFTGADLSTKLKLLGVDVASFGDAHGTAPGSLDVVYSDSRSGVYKKLVVSPDGVLLGGVLVGDADSYGLLRPLTGSVPPVAPEQLVLPAGLGAPVALGPSALPDTAVICSCHNVTKKAVTACADLAEVKKCTKAGTGCGSCVKVIGQLLPSAKDKGLCRCFPFTRAELYEIVRTRRLTSYRRLLDGHGRPQARGGEGCEVCKPAVGSIIASLAPTLGASGYVLDGEQAALQDTNDHFLANLQRNGSYSVVPRIPGGEITPDKLIVIGEVARDFGLYAKITGGQRIDLFGAAVDQLPRIWARLVDAGFESGHAYGKALRTVKSCVGQTWCRFGVQDSVRMAIDLELRYRGLRAPHKLKSAVSGCARECAEAQSKDFGVIATASGWNLYVGGNGGATPRHADLLAQDLSDAELVRLIDRFLMFYIRTADQLERTSTWLDRLEGGLEHLRDVIVHDSLGLCAELESLMADHVAHYRDEWAETLQDPERLRRFVSFVNAPGAPDPTVKFVPERDQVKPDLSVLTLLPVGGPR
- the nirD gene encoding nitrite reductase small subunit NirD, with the protein product MTVELRVAEGWLTVCELSSLTPGRGVAALLPDGSQAAVFVDRAGRPYAIANQDPFTGAQVLSRGLVGTVAGRAFVASPLLKQRFDLESGHCLDDEAVAVRTYPVRTAVTSGAAA
- a CDS encoding VOC family protein, yielding MPTMIFVNLPVKDIEATKAFWGKLGYSFNPQFSDESTGCLVISDTIFAMLMTEARFKDFATKEVADAGKTTEVMLALSAESREQVDEVVGAALAAGATEPRPAQDLGFMYGRAFEDLEGHVWEYVWMDPAAVQG
- a CDS encoding alkaline phosphatase PhoX encodes the protein MERRTFLRGAVIGSSAAAFGGTLMRGAAYAAPAQPGAGPYGALGAADANGIMLPAGFSSRVIARSGQSVPGTSYSWHSAPDGGACFADGAGWIYVSNSEVNPGGGASAVKFDSSGTVTGAYRILSDTRQNCAGGKTPWNTWLSCEEVSRGYVYETDPYGVNAAVQRPAMGQFKHEAAAADPVRRVVYLTEDETDGCFYRFVPTTWGNLSSGTLQVLKASSAASGSFTWANVPDRDGSPTATRSQVSGAKKFNGGEGCHYANDTVWFTTKGDNRVWQLNLANSTYELAYDDSLVPGGAAPLTGVDNVTGSSYGDLYVAEDGGNMEICVITPDDVVAPFLRITGQSSSEITGPAFSPAGNRLYFSSQRGTSGSSSAGITYEVMGPFRV
- a CDS encoding helix-turn-helix transcriptional regulator, which translates into the protein MLRIHFTGVDLARVRMAGRPDALWETILSFHRLRDRRDARLFGEWRTEARSRLNSETRLLGALIPSRGYFPDFLTPVEGQYGWDVGLDALRGIRPERLRRELTLLGAGAAPPSPRVREFLDAGTKHLPRLLGELRGYHRAAVEPYWTHIQAQIEAERAARGRALLDGGADELLASLPPMLRWRAPVLECDYPVDRDVRLRGRGLLLQPSFFCRRTAVTLQDPELPPVLVYPAAAQLVSAPAGGEGGARRPVEEQRQRTLGKLVGHTRSVVLRAIGDGATTSELARRAGVSLASASQHACVMREAGLVTTLRRGNAVLHTVTPLGAALLKGGAVAS